One part of the Haliotis asinina isolate JCU_RB_2024 chromosome 2, JCU_Hal_asi_v2, whole genome shotgun sequence genome encodes these proteins:
- the LOC137274331 gene encoding galectin-3-like: MEKFLPVVTLFSVIIQACHAADYCYGTYCSGYCCGTWNTSCCYYYSWGTIVGYSIGGLIAFIVFVVIVIFLIKACTKTGTRGRVVNPQPQANVFVVSGHSSGSYPYPGPRAAGPPPYSSGPGPKSHTAYPHPGGYPAYPPPGSNPAYPPPGGDPAYPPPPPPPYYPPASGQAPPSGQVPPPGPLPNSQTGSSPGTAAGQAPPPGQAPPLATAPQTSAAGPANP; this comes from the exons ATGGAAAAGTTTTTACCCGTTGTCACCCTATTTTCTGTAATCATACAAG CCTGCCATGCGGCCGACTACTGCTACGGCACCTACTGCTCCGGCTACTGCTGCGGGACGTGGAACACATCTTGTTGCTATTATTACAG CTGGGGCACTATTGTCGGATACTCCATCGGGGGACTCATTGCCTTCATCGTCTTCGTTGTCATCGTTATCTTCCTCATCAAAGCATGCACCAAGACCGGGACACGGGGACGGGTTGTCAATCCGCAGCCTCAAGCCAATGTATTCGTAGTTAGCG GGCACTCAAGCGGTTCATACCCATACCCCGGGCCACGGGCAGCTGGACCCCCTCCTTATTCCTCAGGTCCAGGTCCAAAATCACATACGGCTTATCCACACCCCGGAGGATACCCTGCATACCCTCCACCGGGAAGTAATCCAGCATATCCTCCCCCAGGGGGCGATCCGGCATACCCTCCACCTCCGCCTCCCCCATATTATCCCCCAGCTAGTGGTCAAGCCCCGCCCTCTGGTCAAGTTCCACCTCCGGGTCCTCTTCCCAATAGCCAGACTGGTTCATCTCCTGGAACTGCTGCTGGTCAAGCTCCACCTCCTGGACAGGCTCCTCCACTCGCAACTGCCCCTCAGACGTCTGCAGCAGGTCCCGCCAATCCCTAA
- the LOC137272872 gene encoding nematocyst expressed protein 4-like has product MDGVLPVIALCLTFIPDVHADIFCFNSNTFTTSYCSGYADYCCGGSCCSTFTTGIIIAIVLGAIFGIIVLAVTILAIVKTCCKTETGRVIQPQPHSSVFVTSGQSGYPQYPAPTAGAAFGNPGPAPRPTMTYPPQKANVPPNPPPYYPPPGGQDPPSAAPQVPGQVPPPVVSSYPYYSPGTAQLPGQAQAPVVATNPGQGPPPVAATDPGQAPPPATAPVPSSGNGS; this is encoded by the exons ATGGATGGCGTTTTACCAGTTATTGCTCTTTGTCTTACATTTATCCCAG acGTCCATGCCGATATCTTCTGTTTCAACTCGAACACCTTTACAACCTCCTACTGCTCAGGGTATGCTGACTATTGCTGCGGGGGGTCGTGCTGCAGTACCTTCAC CACTGGTATTATCATTGCAATTGTGCTGGGAGCGATTTTTGGCATCATCGTCTTGGCTGTAACCATCCTCGCAATCgtgaaaacatgctgcaagacAGAGACAGGACGAGTCATCCAACCACAGCCCCACTCAAGTGTCTTTGTTACGTCAG GGCAGAGCGGTTATCCCCAATATCCAGCGCCAACTGCTGGTGCTGCTTTTGGCAATCCAGGGCCTGCTCCAAGACCAACCATGACATATCCGCCTCAAAAGGCCAATGTCCCACCCAATCCCCCACCATATTACCCCCCaccaggcggtcaagacccgcCCTCAGCGGCTCCACAGGTCCCTGGCCAAGTTCCACCACCTGTGGTATCTTCTTATCCCTATTACAGCCCTGGGACAGCCCAACTCCCAGGTCAAGCTCAAGCTCCTGTTGTAGCCACAAACCCTGGTCAAGGTCCACCTCCTGTTGCGGCCACAGACCCTGGTCAAGCTCCCCCTCCTGCAACTGCCCCTGTCCCGTCTTCTGGGAACGGTTCATGA
- the LOC137272020 gene encoding uncharacterized protein, which produces MSGPPPYSGQAPSPYSAYPNASPYPGMAPYSGPGPAPYKFGPSPYPNTAQYYGPTSRAPSYTMGPTPYPNTARIGPYPSQGPGYHPPPPYSQAPPPGPPGQAPPPVQTPSVSGPASGQTTTDGQAPSSEQDSSESPATTTGQDSPEDPSTAKAPASEKEDTTDTLPDDNSGDLNPDQTSSVTPPQEESSDPDPFGPFQPPLSDSVAPSVAPTATTFRKMI; this is translated from the coding sequence ATGAGTGGACCACCACCATACTCGGGGCAGGCACCCTCGCCGTATTCCGCATACCCAAACGCATCTCCTTATCCCGGGATGGCTCCTTATTCAGGCCCCGGCCCTGCTCCTTACAAGTTTGGCCCCTCACCGTATCCAAATACAGCTCAGTATTATGGACCAACTTCCAGAGCCCCTagttacaccatgggaccaacACCATACCCAAATACAGCGAGGATAGGTCCATATCCATCACAGGGACCTGGATACCACCCACCTCCTCCTTATAGTCAGGCCCCACCTCCTGGTCCTCCAGGCCAAGCCCCGCCTCCAGTCCAAACTCCATCAGTGTCAGGCCCTGCTTCAGGACAAACTACAACGGATGGTCAAGCACCATCTTCAGAACAAGATTCATCTGAAAGTCCAGCTACAACTACTGGACAAGATTCGCCTGAAGATCCGTCCACAGCAAAGGCACCAGCTTCAGAGAAAGAGGACACAACGGATACTCTCCCAGATGATAATTCCGGGGATCTAAATCCTGATCAAACATCATCTGTGACGCCTCCTCAAGAAGAGTCTTCTGATCCTGATCCGTTTGGACCTTTTCAGCCTCCTCTATCTGATTCAGTTGCTCCTTCTGTCGCACCCACTGCCACAACTTTCCGTAAAATGATCTAG